From Myotis daubentonii chromosome 7, mMyoDau2.1, whole genome shotgun sequence, a single genomic window includes:
- the LOC132238626 gene encoding protein tyrosine phosphatase type IVA 1-like: MAQMNRPAPVEVTYKNMRFLITHIPTNVTLNKFIEGLKKYGITTTVRVCEATYDTTLVEKEGIQVLDWPFDDGAPRSNQIVDDWLSLVKIKFREEPGCFITVHCVAGLGRAPVLGALELIEGGMKYEDAVQFIRQKRRGAFNSKQLLYLEKYRPKMRLRFKESSGQRNNCCIQ; this comes from the coding sequence ATGGCTCAAATGAACCGCCCAGCTCCTGTGGAAGTCACATACAAGAACATGAGATTTCTTATTACACACATTCCGACCAATGTGACCTTAAACAAATTCATAGAGGGACTTAAGAAGTATGGCATTACCACAACAGTAAGAGTATGTGAAGCAACTTATGACACTACTCTGGTGGAGAAAGAAGGCATACAAGTTCTTGATTGGCCTTTCGATGATGGTGCACCACGGTCCAACCAGATTGTTGATGATTGGTTAAgtcttgtaaaaattaagtttcgTGAAGAACCTGGTTGTTTTATTACTGTACATTGTGTTGCAGGCCTTGGAAGAGCTCCGGTGCTTGGTGCCCTAGAATTAATAGAAGGTGGGATGAAATATGAAGATGCAGTACAGTTCATAAGACAAAAGCGGCGTGGAGCGTTTAACAGCAAGCAACTTCTGTATTTGGAGAAGTATCGTCCTAAAATGCGGCTGCGCTTCAAAGAGTCCAGTGGTCAAAGAAACAACTGTTGCATTCAATAA